aaaaaaaattatttttcgttaataaaattaatattgaaataaacattattttttaaataaaaattattttttgttattgtaggctattttataaaatgacaatttttgtatgtataatttcaaaaattttttcttgcttGTCTAAATTTTCCGTAGAGAAAGAGATGTCACtagataacataaaataatgttggaAAAATATAGGGAAAAATCTCTTAAAAAGATTATCAGTATAAGGATCTCTCACAAAATCATAGATCTGGTCCTGTCATCAGATCCTCTATTTgcgacaaaaaattaaaaattaattttttcctcaATAAGagctgtaatatatatttttttaaatataattattaaaaaaagtcaaagtgaaccaaaatgtttataactttaaactctttttataattcatagtTGTACAACTAATTACACCTAAAACTCTGTACTGTAGCTCTCATTAAActttttctcacaatttaatttagaaatttaaactttctaagcactaaattttatttttttaaatcacaactcttattgtatcttttaaatataaatataaatttaagagatCAGAGTCCTCAGAAATGTAAGATTTTAGCACGCCAAAGATATCAATATTTGTCAAGTCTTAAACAATAACATgtcaatcaaattatattgctAAAGAAATTGAGAATTTCGTCGAGAcacaatttgcatattttttgctGTGTATGCGCATTATCTGTTTATGCATCAAAATTCGCATTTTGAAACTAAGCAATTTTCATCGTGGCACAATTTCAGAAATATCGACTTTAATGCCTGTGATATGTCAGTATGCATAAAAAAGTCTCTTGAATTGCTGTGTTGGTTTTTTACGCGTATACACatgttaaaactttattaaaacttttacaaatatataattgaaatttttacgcacttttcaactttttttctatatatcatatatttttctaattttcaggATTTTATATTACAGTTTAATACGATTTTTCATTGATTCCTTTAACATCTATatcttaaacatttttcatattgaagaaaaatgtaaGACTTGTGTTGGAAAAGCcaaaacattttgtaattgtgttgaattaattatatgtgaaataaaataaaaatcaagaattaaatgtaacaaGTAATCAAAGATGAACTATCATCATCAATATATTGGCTTGCTTTTGcaagtaatttatttgatcGCGAATTGCTTCGcggaaaatttaatacttaatgtaaactataaaaaaccAATTGCTGTAACTAGTAACGCGTTTCTCAGTTTTACACTGGATCCAGCAACCTTACTGCATAGTACCGATGCATTCACGTaagtatttcattaaaaagaaaaaatttacaaatactaacaaaatattaatttttacaaacattagtaaaatattaattaaaaataattattttattttgcaggaattggtattttattgaatttatatcaaagtttCAGTTAATGTTTCgtcaatttttcgaaaaaaattaatttttgataaatttcttaattttatgaaatattttaatttttttttattacatattataattattaatattttaaaaacagaaattGTAAGTAactattaaaagtttttaattgttGTCAATAAAATACCAATCtgttaagattattttttgttatataaagttactgtCATATATAAGATGAGTTATAATATAGtgcaatacaataataaagtttgaattttattttattataatctatctCTCTGTAATTGAGAAGATAAAAGAAGCCCTTTTGAGTTCAaacattctaataaaaaagtatgtttaaatataaaaagaaatgtctgataaaaaaagaaatctatattattacaatctgTATTAATCATTCAGCCAGAATATCGAAAGAAGCACAAACATGGCCCGAGGTTTGATGCCTGCTTACATTCGTCTTGGAGGATCACAAAGCAACTCTTATATCTTTGAGCGAGAGTATTCGCATAACGCTGATGTCGATTCAAATAACACGTTTggtaaagtattatattaaatattttaaatcttaaaagatTCTCTGTAGATCTCTTAAGATCTCTAAATCTAGAAACTTTTAACGAACGACGTATTTAATCCGAAAATGTATCGTGTACAGAAAATTTAGTTATACcaagtattaaattataatcataaaatttgttttattccttttttgtgtttaatagtttcatttcatatatatataacgaaacTATGACACAAAAAGTgtgataaaacaaattttctctaataaaataattacacgaCAATGAAacttatatcatataaaatagaaacaaactaatttttttatcacataatttaatgcaatagtatactttatgtaaatataagaaactttgaaaaaaacaagacTTGAGCAATACATTGCATCGAGCCGAAGACTGCAAAAATGACACAaactctttaataaaaaactcttaaataaaaaattacaaaaattaattgttcatatgttttcaataaatatgacaatgttCTAATTTCCTGACCATGCGACGAATTTAATCGTTGTGAACGGACTAAAAGGATAGCAAGGACGATGTCAATGAATGAGGACGGTGCGATGATGTAATGCTAATGTCATTAATTCATTTTGAGGTTGCCAGTAGTTATATGCACGTCCATTAGCCTTGATAGCAAGAGCGCTCAGTGAGTGTCATAATGCAACGTCGACAAGCTGCGAGATAATAGTATGATCGTGAATTTCAAAGCgtcaatgtaatatttaaattattgcacTTGTGCCGATATAAAGTAATGttgaataaataacatttgcTGATGCAATTACAAACGTCAAGTTATTCTCAATTAGTTATTGATTAATCGTTAATCAGtctatttaaataagtttttaaatataaatctatttatgtGTTAATCGCAatttcgtctctctctctctctctctctctctctctctctctctctctctccctctctattttatattaaattaaaagtttacctttattattagaaagttAAAACTTTAGAAAATAACTAGAAAATACTTTACTCTTAaatagttaatttattttaaaaaatctttctgtTTCAATTAAAccatttgcatttattatgatcacatttataattgcgatatttgcaaatacatttatgaaaaaagatttaaaattgttatgtattattcacgaatgtacatattttatatcaaatgtgATAGCATTTgcctattctttatttaaatggTTAAATCAAAACTTTATTGCCTCGTATAcatgtacaaaaaatacaaaaaataatattgaagacATGTATTGAAAAGTTGAGCCTTGAAAGATTATATCAATGTGCATATTTCAGGAAATTATTGtcaattgtatttttgttgttcaattatattgatattttcgtaaaaaaattaaaaattcaatttttagcaatttaataaaaataataataattttatgtataagatGCGTATGTGTTTGAGATTATCACTATTCTTTGTTTAGGTCGTCCTACAGAATGTTGAAATTTTACGCgttttaattttgtagaaaaccAATGGACACTGATATATCAATGGGCAAAAAACATTGGATTCGATATAATAGTATGCATCGCacctcgaaatatatatatcgagaatacatcaaaaatacatttaaaaaattggacaAACATAACGGAGCTTCTCTCTTTTAGCGATCTCATGGGTTACAACATCAACTGGCAATTGGGTTATggtaaaaatctttgaaaactTTATGTTTCTGAagcaatgatatatatatatatatatatatatatatatatatataacattagatTGAAACTTAGTATTTAATATCTCAgagtgaatttaaaattttataaatttcttaaatataaaaaaaaaaatacattttttaaatatttaattttttgaattattctataaaaaatataaaatttatatatttttttaaaatatctaattttttaattgttataaaatatttttccgtaGAATGCCAAACTAAATGCAATTTATCCGGTGGAGATCTAGGACAATATGTCGCAAATTTGCGTGAAATGCTGAAGACTTTCCCGAGATATTCAAATAGTTTAATCACGGGACCAGACATTGTGGGTTATAGAACAGCGAAAGAGCAGAAATATCTTCAAGATTATCTTACTTTGGCAGACACTGCGCTTTCGGCAATTACATGGCATCCGTaagtgttttattttatcttataaatagatatatttaatacataaaaattctatgaaaataaaattgcattacgttgataaaaaattgtttttctctatatgatttgtgataaatatgtaataaaattatattttaatttaaaaacaccggtatacatatacatatgtaattttaatttttgtttaaatatacatatatatatatatatatatatatatatatatatatgtatatttaaacttagtcaaaaataaatattaagtaaattaaaataaattaaattaataatatataataataataataataataaataataacataaaaatataataaaaaataatactaaagtaaaataataagatgttACACAAATTAGATTTGTGtgcgtaataaaaaataataaaaaaataaaagaaaattaaccaATATCTTGGAtggatttaatattatgtaatcgttaatcatattaattactaACAGGAAttattgtcaaataatttcaGCGATTTTGCTAGTGTCTCTTTAAATAATGACATTATTTCCATGTATTACGATAATATGGTTGCTGATAAGAACGAGCTGTACAAAATTATCAGTCATATGACGAGCAAAAAACCGTTATGGATTGGTAAGAACGTtctaaagttataaaataaactatataatagtattgtcaaaatttatataattatttatatttatacgttgtacagttgaattttatatttatattatatttatgttatatttatatttatctaatttttaccTATTTgtgtcttatatttttatttaaacgttttatatttaatttatatgtatcatatTACACATAGATTTTatgcgcgcgcacgcgcgcgatgtaaaattcatatatttataaaattatttacatgcaTCTATTGTTATGTAATAGCGGAATCAAAACCCGAAAAGTTTAAACATACATATCTAGGAGCACTTACTTGGACGATAAGACTTGGAAATGCTGCAAAACTTGACACACAAGTTATAATGAGACAaccatcaaatttttataaagcaaCTCCTGTAAGTCACTTGCAATATCTTAAATGTATTCAGCTATATCTatcgtatattattaaacacatttaactgcatttgatatatattgtagtaactgataaaaagattatagaaatatcaaaaattgtatGTGAGATGGATTTACGTGCTTAAATTAAATgagataaatacaaaaaattataagatactattaataatatcatttttataatcaggATTACTGGGTATCTTTATTACACAAGACCTTAGTGGGGCGCCAAGTTTTGGAACTAAAACTTCAATCAAACAACGAAAGTTCCGTACATTTGTATAGCCAATGCACGAAACCTTCTGCGTTGTACGATAAAGGAGCTATTACCATTTTCGGTGTAAATTTAACGCCAAAAGAAGTGACCGCTTATCTAAAAGAtctcaaaatcaaaattcttcACAAATACATTCTGTCGCCAGATTTCACAACTGGCAACAAAATGTTTTCAGAGTAAGTAACTTTATAACATAtgtgtattgtatattaaataaagcactttgcaaaattctttcgtatataatattattataaacgaaatatagtgtgtgtatatatatatatatatattattattaaaatattattttttagaaaaatcttattaaataacaaaccACTCGATTTAATAAACGATGAAAAATTACCTAATTTAAATCCAGAGATCATTATCAAGCCTGATGGTTCTGAATTAAAGCTCTCTTCCGGGGACATAGGTTTCTGGGTTATACCTAATGCAAAGGTaaactaatatatacaaaaatatttcgcctatcaaatttaaaaataactgaaaTAGTATCAATTTAATAGGTAGAAGCTTGCGTTTATTCTGAGGAGGAAACGGCCGATAACattacagaaaagaaattacatacgatacaagataaaaatatcattcaaCAAGACAATCAAGAAGAAAGAAACATTAataacatgaaaaattatcagCATTTAGTGCAGGGATCTGGAAGAATAAAGAGAGATATCGGCAAGAATTTAGAAATAGGCCCGAGGAAAAACAATGTTTTCAAGAGACGTCCGAAACTTGACAATATGAAAGATTATATAAGCGAGAAAAATACAAAGCGGAAGAATGATTTCAGAAGAGATGAATTGTCGATACCATTTAATCCAAGGACCACCGATAGCGACGAGAACAATTTCTACGGCTTCTTTCGACGTAAGCCTATCAAAGGATTCCCCGAAAGCGACATTTTTATCACAATGGGAGACTCGTTGGAGCAAAATAGCAAAGATTACGATTATGTTGAAGATGAAAACAATGAAAACGGTTCAATGCAAAATACGAAGCATAGAAATGAAAAACATATAGAAGATGATACATGGATAGAAATGGAAAATGATCACATACCAAACGAGTTCTTTGAAAATGTTAAGTTTTTCAATACAAGAATTAAGGAAAATCCGAAAAACTATGATGATCTATTGCAAGCAGAATTTTCCCCCCAAAAATATGAGAATGTCAgagataatgataaaataactgcgataaaagtttttcaagaACAATTACCCAacaagaaaaaggaaaaacgaGCCGTAGAAAAGAGCATGCAacagttaattaattactacaATTCCAAAGAACAATTACATGATCGTGATACGAAATACGAAGCACCAGGTCTTGCATTGAGACGCTTTTCGACGCCATTAAGCCAATTTGTCAAAAGTCCAATTTACATCAATCATCAAGAGTCAAATATAAAACCTGAAGAAACAAAACTGAAAGTGGAATCAGGATTAAAAGCttcgagttttttttatcaacctTCTCAAACTGCCACTGTAAATTCGAATTATAACAATTAccatactaaaaatataaaacacgaGCAAACCAACTTGAATAAAGATAAGATTTTGGCCACGAATATATCAGGTAGtactgataatattaaaacagaaacaattaaatttcccCGAGGTAATGATGTAAATATGGAATATTCTAGTCGCGAAAAACAATatcctattttttataataaaagagttAAAAGAAGTAATCAGGCAAAGATGCAAAAAGTCCTTGCTGAGGAAatgattaaagaaaataaagaaaattccgGAAATTGCCATTGTAGAAATATCCGAGCTTCCCATTTGTCAAAGAAGCTTTGTTATTGTCGTGTAAAACGCGATAGtcaaatattttcagattCTTCTTCAGAAATAGAAAGGATAAAGAGCGTAGTAGGAAACGCGCAATCGAAAAGAAATGTTGAAAATTCTACGATGAAAGAAGAAGACGAGGAAATTATGGCGGGAGAGATACTCCCAAGTGAAAGTATCGAATCCGATTATGAAGAATATGAAATAACTGCAGGAACTATAACCACGGAATCAAATACATTGGATTATAGTGGATTACCAAGCTCCACAATGCAGACCATCGATGAAAATTCAACATCAATAATAATGGATAATTCAGAAATAAACAATACTTGGGAGCAATATGAAAATGTAGACAAATCTAACATCaagaagtttttaataaattcaacattttctttaaataacgAAGAAGAttcaaataacaataatattgttaacaatgacattacaaaagaaatattttttcgtaccAAGTTATCAGACGTCCAATCGGAAAACAAGAAAACGACGTGCGATCCTTTCCAGattgtttctaaaatgtctttggataataaaaataatcggcaAGAACTGGTTGCCTCCACGACTGAGTATAGACAGGAAACGACCCGCGAAAAAACGCAAGATCTCATtaacaagaagaaaaaagcCGACAATTCAGTTTATTCAACAGTCACCGAAAGTCAGAAAAACGAAGAACGGCATGAcaataactataaaattagTTTGAGCTCGACAAATTCTCTAGAAACAACGGAAATCTTTTCCGAAGAACAGGCGACGACGGAAGCAATTTTATTGAAGCAAATAGCGGATATAGCAATTGACAATTCGGGATCGAACGGGATCGAGTCAAGAACGAAAtcaaaagataaagatatacaACAAAATGTAGAAGATAATCCGAATCGAAATATTGAATCTGAAATgaagttaaagaaaaatatcgacaCGAAGAAATTGAAAACCATATGTCAGCCATTGAGAGAAAATGCCAGATATGAGGACAGATACTTGAACAGACGCGCCAAACAGATCAACAAGCTGAAAGAAAAGCTGTATGAGAAACGAAAGAGACTGTTGCAGCAGTCTTGTCATGAACTAACAAAGATTGCCGACGAACAGAAGCGGAATctgaagagaagagaaacgtgGGAGAAATTTTACGGAAACGATGATTTTCGTCATCCGATCGATCGAGAAGAGTTTGTTGGCATTCTGATCGACGACGACGTTacttataaagataataataatgaaatatatgaaattccTATTGAATTTGTTTCCAAACagtatgaaaatattccaaGTCGACTGTATACACTTCCGGAAGTAAAAAAACAACATTATCcgaaatatagtaaatattatcaatatccTCGATATTTGAAAGTAATTGAAGATGATGGAGAATCAACATTTATACCTTCAGATcgcaaatataatcaatattatgagcatcttccaaaaataattcaagataAACAAGAAGCATCTAGATTTTCGGATCGTAAACATGATCAAGATTGTCAGTATtccgaaaaaataattgcagacGAATCAAAAGCAACTTCTAAATTTTCTGATCGTAGAATATTTGCAATCGATCCTTCAACGTACCGTAACGGTGAGCCGATATTACAATTGTACGAGAACCACTCCAAACTTCCGAAATATTATTCGAAGATTAAATCCGAAAATCAAAATTCAGTTCCAAGATGGATGCTTGAAAAAATCAGTCGAGTTCTTTCGAAATCAACATTTAGCCAAGATCAACATCAAATTCCCAAGTTACACGAATACACGAAGAAAACACCGATTAAAAATGACGAAGAAAATGCTAatgtcgtatatatttttgacgcACAAAGACAACATAACCGACCGAATAATCTCGCGAGATTTGCACAAAATTGGTTAAATCCCTCCGATCGTTGGAATATCAATCAAACTGTAAATAATAACacagcaaataaattaaataatatttatagaaatcttGAAGTGGGACATGATAATTTAGACGTTCCTATAACGGATAACAAAAcagaattgaaaaaagatgtgggaattggaaaatatatagaaaacgaACAATTTGTCAATTCtcatgatgaaaaaaaatttaaagctatTGCAGAGTCAGAATATAGAACAGAACTTTtgaataataagagaaaaaatgtagcagggaatataaataataaaatagttacaGATACtccagaaattaataaattgaacaaTTCAAATGAGAAGATACaaaatgacataaatattaagatgtcTAGCAATAATAAGACAATCAAAGAAGTCGAAAAAATTCTTGATAATGATTTTGGATTAAGTAAACTTGAAAAAGGAAATGCAAGAACAAGGATACGAAGAAATATTGAACAACAAAAGAGCGATGAATATCTACAGCGATTGTTATATCATCTGTAACGTatttcattgttttatttatatttattactttattgaaTGAGATctcttgtgtatatatatatatagacaaataACAATATTGACACTAaagtttatgtataataattgtagagagagcgcaattttttgttatattttatatattatgtaatgtaacatatacagggtatccCAGACTTACCATCTGTTAATGATAGATTTCTGAGGCCATTTAGAGACTAAAATCCTATCAAAATGTCGAGACTATAATAGTTTGTCATGCTAATTGGTCAGCTTTAAACTCTtatcatttgaaaattattatagtctCAAATTTTAGTATTAGGATTTTCGTCTCTAAATGGCCTCAGGAATCCACCATTAACAGGTGATACGATAAATCTGGGGcaccctgtatatttattgttttagtaaaataagatataaatatttttaaaatttcacaattaaatctttaaatatttttctatttttatttgtttgtcagtattaaataacatattattctTTTGATCTTTAGATTAACAAAAAAAGGTACACGAGATGGATCAATCTATGGTACGTATGATCATTTGAAGAAAAGCTCCGaggaaatattttgcaaacagCCAATCCCACTTTATCACTtgtcaaaaaatgatgaatcaTTATTAAACACTGTcttgtttcaaaaattaaaaaattacttgacTTGCTCGGAAAAAGACTTGGAAATCAATCAgcaagatgaaaaaaaatctaagtCACGAAAGTATATCGTATTTATACCGTCTAAGGAGAAGGATTCATATAAGATGTTAGAAGTGAAAGATTATGACGAGTCGTTAGAAACTTTCGAGATTCCTTATTTCGagaatcaatatttatcaCGAAAACTATCAGATTCAATAATTAGAGATTCGGATGATAAATCTTCAGAAGAACTTATATACGAAAATCTTTCGGATCTGTTAAAtgagaatattgaaaatatttcagataaaaaGGTTTATTCATCAGAAAATGTGCAGGATGTTTCTGTAGATGTCAAAGATAGTGGAATTAATCATGAATTAGAAAAGGAAGACGAACAATTTAATAGCGAAGAAATCAGATAT
This Anoplolepis gracilipes chromosome 12, ASM4749672v1, whole genome shotgun sequence DNA region includes the following protein-coding sequences:
- the LOC140671610 gene encoding uncharacterized protein isoform X3, with the translated sequence MNYHHQYIGLLLQVIYLIANCFAENLILNVNYKKPIAVTSNAFLSFTLDPATLLHSTDAFTQNIERSTNMARGLMPAYIRLGGSQSNSYIFEREYSHNADVDSNNTFENQWTLIYQWAKNIGFDIIVCIAPRNIYIENTSKIHLKNWTNITELLSFSDLMGYNINWQLGYECQTKCNLSGGDLGQYVANLREMLKTFPRYSNSLITGPDIVGYRTAKEQKYLQDYLTLADTALSAITWHPDFASVSLNNDIISMYYDNMVADKNELYKIISHMTSKKPLWIAESKPEKFKHTYLGALTWTIRLGNAAKLDTQVIMRQPSNFYKATPDYWVSLLHKTLVGRQVLELKLQSNNESSVHLYSQCTKPSALYDKGAITIFGVNLTPKEVTAYLKDLKIKILHKYILSPDFTTGNKMFSEKILLNNKPLDLINDEKLPNLNPEIIIKPDGSELKLSSGDIGFWVIPNAKVEACVYSEEETADNITEKKLHTIQDKNIIQQDNQEERNINNMKNYQHLVQGSGRIKRDIGKNLEIGPRKNNVFKRRPKLDNMKDYISEKNTKRKNDFRRDELSIPFNPRTTDSDENNFYGFFRRKPIKGFPESDIFITMGDSLEQNSKDYDYVEDENNENGSMQNTKHRNEKHIEDDTWIEMENDHIPNEFFENVKFFNTRIKENPKNYDDLLQAEFSPQKYENVRDNDKITAIKVFQEQLPNKKKEKRAVEKSMQQLINYYNSKEQLHDRDTKYEAPGLALRRFSTPLSQFVKSPIYINHQESNIKPEETKLKVESGLKASSFFYQPSQTATVNSNYNNYHTKNIKHEQTNLNKDKILATNISGSTDNIKTETIKFPRGNDVNMEYSSREKQYPIFYNKRVKRSNQAKMQKVLAEEMIKENKENSGNCHCRNIRASHLSKKLCYCRVKRDSQIFSDSSSEIERIKSVVGNAQSKRNVENSTMKEEDEEIMAGEILPSESIESDYEEYEITAGTITTESNTLDYSGLPSSTMQTIDENSTSIIMDNSEINNTWEQYENVDKSNIKKFLINSTFSLNNEEDSNNNNIVNNDITKEIFFRTKLSDVQSENKKTTCDPFQIVSKMSLDNKNNRQELVASTTEYRQETTREKTQDLINKKKKADNSVYSTVTESQKNEERHDNNYKISLSSTNSLETTEIFSEEQATTEAILLKQIADIAIDNSGSNGIESRTKSKDKDIQQNVEDNPNRNIESEMKLKKNIDTKKLKTICQPLRENARYEDRYLNRRAKQINKLKEKLYEKRKRLLQQSCHELTKIADEQKRNLKRRETWEKFYGNDDFRHPIDREEFVGILIDDDVTYKDNNNEIYEIPIEFVSKQYENIPSRLYTLPEVKKQHYPKYSKYYQYPRYLKVIEDDGESTFIPSDRKYNQYYEHLPKIIQDKQEASRFSDRKHDQDCQYSEKIIADESKATSKFSDRRIFAIDPSTYRNGEPILQLYENHSKLPKYYSKIKSENQNSVPRWMLEKISRVLSKSTFSQDQHQIPKLHEYTKKTPIKNDEENANVVYIFDAQRQHNRPNNLARFAQNWLNPSDRWNINQTVNNNTANKLNNIYRNLEVGHDNLDVPITDNKTELKKDVGIGKYIENEQFVNSHDEKKFKAIAESEYRTELLNNKRKNVAGNINNKIVTDTPEINKLNNSNEKIQNDINIKMSSNNKTIKEVEKILDNDFGLSKLEKGNARTRIRRNIEQQKSDEYLQRLLYHLLTKKGTRDGSIYGTYDHLKKSSEEIFCKQPIPLYHLSKNDESLLNTVLFQKLKNYLTCSEKDLEINQQDEKKSKSRKYIVFIPSKEKDSYKMLEVKDYDESLETFEIPYFENQYLSRKLSDSIIRDSDDKSSEELIYENLSDLLNENIENISDKKVYSSENVQDVSVDVKDSGINHELEKEDEQFNSEEIRYLSDQIRSDKYGMFLLFPWKKNRNIRQRREIRNRLNGGINQIDDEMQSNKLNSIENIKSKDIENSLNNNNIDKQEKEKMITKKDIETNYLQTQIDKRTDDNLLEDFIKAQKVIQKLQNYTITDGLENMQNLTESVEPVIENFKEKYNETVLGSDEEKHLKNITSETTSNFFQAAIEHIKKFISFLQIFQIFIMS
- the LOC140671610 gene encoding uncharacterized protein isoform X2, giving the protein MNYHHQYIGLLLQVIYLIANCFAENLILNVNYKKPIAVTSNAFLSFTLDPATLLHSTDAFTQNIERSTNMARGLMPAYIRLGGSQSNSYIFEREYSHNADVDSNNTFENQWTLIYQWAKNIGFDIIVCIAPRNIYIENTSKIHLKNWTNITELLSFSDLMGYNINWQLGYECQTKCNLSGGDLGQYVANLREMLKTFPRYSNSLITGPDIVGYRTAKEQKYLQDYLTLADTALSAITWHPDFASVSLNNDIISMYYDNMVADKNELYKIISHMTSKKPLWIAESKPEKFKHTYLGALTWTIRLGNAAKLDTQVIMRQPSNFYKATPDYWVSLLHKTLVGRQVLELKLQSNNESSVHLYSQCTKPSALYDKGAITIFGVNLTPKEVTAYLKDLKIKILHKYILSPDFTTGNKMFSEKILLNNKPLDLINDEKLPNLNPEIIIKPDGSELKLSSGDIGFWVIPNAKVEACVYSEEETADNITEKKLHTIQDKNIIQQDNQEERNINNMKNYQHLVQGSGRIKRDIGKNLEIGPRKNNVFKRRPKLDNMKDYISEKNTKRKNDFRRDELSIPFNPRTTDSDENNFYGFFRRKPIKGFPESDIFITMGDSLEQNSKDYDYVEDENNENGSMQNTKHRNEKHIEDDTWIEMENDHIPNEFFENVKFFNTRIKENPKNYDDLLQAEFSPQKYENVRDNDKITAIKVFQEQLPNKKKEKRAVEKSMQQLINYYNSKEQLHDRDTKYEAPGLALRRFSTPLSQFVKSPIYINHQESNIKPEETKLKVESGLKASSFFYQPSQTATVNSNYNNYHTKNIKHEQTNLNKDKILATNISGSTDNIKTETIKFPRGNDVNMEYSSREKQYPIFYNKRVKRSNQAKMQKVLAEEMIKENKENSGNCHCRNIRASHLSKKLCYCRVKRDSQIFSDSSSEIERIKSVVGNAQSKRNVENSTMKEEDEEIMAGEILPSESIESDYEEYEITAGTITTESNTLDYSGLPSSTMQTIDENSTSIIMDNSEINNTWEQYENVDKSNIKKFLINSTFSLNNEEDSNNNNIVNNDITKEIFFRTKLSDVQSENKKTTCDPFQIVSKMSLDNKNNRQELVASTTEYRQETTREKTQDLINKKKKADNSVYSTVTESQKNEERHDNNYKISLSSTNSLETTEIFSEEQATTEAILLKQIADIAIDNSGSNGIESRTKSKDKDIQQNVEDNPNRNIESEMKLKKNIDTKKLKTICQPLRENARYEDRYLNRRAKQINKLKEKLYEKRKRLLQQSCHELTKIADEQKRNLKRRETWEKFYGNDDFRHPIDREEFVGILIDDDVTYKDNNNEIYEIPIEFVSKQYENIPSRLYTLPEVKKQHYPKYSKYYQYPRYLKVIEDDGESTFIPSDRKYNQYYEHLPKIIQDKQEASRFSDRKHDQDCQYSEKIIADESKATSKFSDRRIFAIDPSTYRNGEPILQLYENHSKLPKYYSKIKSENQNSVPRWMLEKISRVLSKSTFSQDQHQIPKLHEYTKKTPIKNDEENANVVYIFDAQRQHNRPNNLARFAQNWLNPSDRWNINQTVNNNTANKLNNIYRNLEVGHDNLDVPITDNKTELKKDVGIGKYIENEQFVNSHDEKKFKAIAESEYRTELLNNKRKNVAGNINNKIVTDTPEINKLNNSNEKIQNDINIKMSSNNKTIKEVEKILDNDFGLSKLEKGNARTRIRRNIEQQKSDEYLQRLLYHLLTKKGTRDGSIYGTYDHLKKSSEEIFCKQPIPLYHLSKNDESLLNTVLFQKLKNYLTCSEKDLEINQQDEKKSKSRKYIVFIPSKEKDSYKMLEVKDYDESLETFEIPYFENQYLSRKLSDSIIRDSDDKSSEELIYENLSDLLNENIENISDKKVYSSENVQDVSVDVKDSGINHELEKEDEQFNSEEIRYLSDQIRSDKYGMFLLFPWKKNRNIRQRREIRNRLNGGINQIDDEMQSNKLNSIENIKSKDIENSLNNNNIDKQEKEKMITKKDIETNYLQTQIDKRTDDNLLEDFIKAQKVIQKLQNYTITDGLENMQNLTESVEPVIENFKEKYNETVLGSDEEKHLKNITSETTSNFFQAAIEHIKKFISFLQIFQIFMSKISHTKSAVCSGFRL